The Quercus robur chromosome 3, dhQueRobu3.1, whole genome shotgun sequence DNA segment aacaaaaaaatggctcaaattttatttagagctttcatgctttttattttttattttttttattttaattatatatatttaatattttagggTGGTCAACCACCCatgttaattaaaaattaattttttagggtcatataattttttttcctaggtcAGCACCCTAACTAATAGATAGCACCACTCCTACTAGTTCATGAAcactttttttgggggggggggggggggtgggttctgctcatttatttaaataaatctaaaattaagaCTCgacttgtttataaacaaacaaacacgaACAAACTTTTTATCGAACTAAGACAAGCTATTTATAAATGGTTTGGTTTATTTACTTCCCTAGCTAGAGGTACCAAATTTTAAGTGTTTATCTCTAATGGCCTAATAAGAATGTTGACTTGATTGGAACCCTTTTAATGGTGCATAGGGTACGTATTTTTGTCATTACATAAACCTATCATGTAATATTGAatagatttttaatttaaattaaaaattaaggtagatgaaaaaaataacttaaaattaataacaataattaatttctttaaaaagtaTTAGACTTTTAATAGGGGAATTATATACGTGTGGTAGAAGAATAAGGTATTCACTTGTGACAAAGTTTTTATGGCCTAAcaaatttttggataatttgaaTGTGGTAGTGCGTGGAAATTGTTAATAGAGTGAGTTAGTGATAGGGATCGCAATAGGGTGGGATGAGTTGGATTAGGGGTGCTCTATTCCTGCCTTGTCTCCTCTTCAAGGTTGAGAAAATTTGTATAGAGTGAGCAAGGACGGACTTAGGATTTTAAGTTAGTGGGGCTggagtataaagaaaaaaaaattcaaataggcatccatatagtattaaaaaattataaatagtcAAAATCTTTATTTCTAAAttcattaagatgcaatcatttaccaacaaagacaaacaaaaacaaaataatgtctttttttaatactagactGTTtaggatttttattattatttgaagttagagcattcacattgatggtgctaaaaattttagcttttagtacctcaaaaagttactttatacATTTAACCAccccactttacaatacacccaataccgaatgttttattttattttttacaacttcatttaaaataatataaacaattcattaaaataataaaagaagcgagagaatttgagttttttaattgaaggaagaaatataatcttaataaagtattgtattttatttttaacaacttgctacagtcaACTGGTATTTATACCGGTTTACTatagttgtaaaaaatttagctttaactTCTCCAATAACAAGGTTGCTGCATGATGATAACTCACTCTTCTATAGAGTTTTCAAGGCTAGATTCTTTCCAAATGGGACTATTCTTGATGCTAAAGAAGCCCCATCTGCTTCTTATGCTTGGAAGAGTATCTTGAAAGGTCAGGAAGTCATTAAAAAGGGAGCTTTATGGTGGGTGGGAGATGGGAAGCAAATTAGAATTTGGGGGGATAACTGGCTGCCTTCTAAGAATGTAGCAAGAATTACAACTCCAGTTATGTGGGGTCAAGAAAATTCTAGTGTTGAAGTGCTCATAAATCCTGTCACAAGGTGTTGGAGAAATGAAGTTATAGACCATGTCTTTAATCCGGTTGAAGCTGAGATGATCAAAGCCATTCCCCTAAGCTCATCAAGTCAGGTTGATACACTGATATGGCCTTTCAATCCATCGGGTCAATATTCAGTGAAATCCGGCTACAAATTTCTGCAGGAGTGTGCAGAAAATTCACATGCATCAGCCCAAGAATCTGCCTTTTGGAAAAAAGTTTGGGGTTTAGAAGTACCTAGCAAAGTTAAAAACTTTGTCTGGCGTGCTTGTAGGGAGGCCTTGCCCACTAGGAAAAATTTGCAGCGGAGAAAAATAGTCCCCGATGGCCTTTGCGATCTTTGCAAGGCCGGGGAGGAGTGCTCAcatgctttatttttttgttctgaTGTGCAGGTAATTTGGAGCTCGGAGTGGCCATGGATTTCGGGTTTGCAAGGAAGCACCGTGAAAGAAATTTTCGGCTATGCTTTTGAGGAAAATATGGATGTTGCACTACTCGCTTTCACGAGTTGGTCTGTGTGGAATCGAAGAAATCAATTGCAGTTTAAGGAGAGTGCGTGCCCACTGAATAAGATATTACCGTTAGCAAAGGAGAGGAAAAGGGAGTTCCAACACCTTGAACCAACAACTCTGAAGATGCAGCATAAAAAACACACCAGATGGAAGCCTCCGGACAGGGACTGTTACAAGGTTAACTACAATAGAGCAATCTTTGAGCAACAAGGGAAAGCAGGCCTGGGCGTTGTCATCCGAAACTCAAATGGGGAAGTTGTGGCATCTATGTCCCAGCTAGTTCAGCTCCCCACAACAGTTTCACAGGTGGAAGCAATGTCAGCAAGAAAAGGGACGGAATTTGCTCTTGAGATCGGTTTTGATAAAAACATCTAGGAGGGCGACTCTGAGATCGTCTACAAAGACCTCATGAATAATGGTTCCTCTCTGGCTTTACATGGTCATTTGATACAGGATGTAAAAGTTTTAGTTCCTTTATTCTCTAGCATCTGTTTTATAGCCATGTTAGTCGGACAGGAAATCAAGCAGCCCATTCACTAGCTAGAAGGGCTATtcttttagaaaatttaaatgtctggatggaagatgtaccaCCAGACATCCTTGATGTAATTCAGGCTAATTTCAGCCCCCCTTGAAGGTTTAATATAAGTGCAttgttctttctcaaaaaaaaaaaaaaaaaaagcttctccaataacatataattttttggttctttggtggtaaaatatttttttttttttttttttttttttgttgttgctaaaatacaattacaattgtgaatatttttattgtttttgttaagttttttggtTAGGTAGTTGCTATTTGGGTGAGACTAATTAGGTTTATTGTGGAGAAAGGGTGCCTAAGGTTTTGGAAGGGGGcctaactacaaaaatgaaaaataatataactaaaaaaagaaaaaaaattttgtttggacCCAGGGGGGCCTGGGCCCCCACTTGGTTCTGTCCCTGAGAGCGAGAGCAGAATAGGTTAGATTTAGAATGAAATGAGTAAATCTGCATATGGCAAAATGGGACAAAACAAGACAAGACATACGGGATAAGAAAGTTTTGCAATCCCTAATTGGTGGGGGATTTATAGTGCCAGAATGTGGTGATGTGTTGATAGCCATAATGATTTTCAATTGGGCAATATTTTCAGGttgtattattttctttaatgacTATCACACTTTCATCGTAATCACATGGAAATTACAGATAGCATCATTATGCCAAACACGGTATTTTGGATCAATAGCATCATTATGATATAAGTTGAACGAGCCTAATCCAAATTTTCTGAAAGAACATAAATtgtaataacaataataaatagagtcttgtcaaaaaaaaaaaaaagtcataaaagtgatatatgaagacataaatatatatatacataaacaaatatatatatatatatatatatatatatatttatgtcttcatatatcacttttatgactttttttttttttttttttttttttttttgtgtggttattTTAACCCAAGACACAAATAAATCAAACGAATGAAAACATGACATATAGACATCTAGAAATTCCTTTTATCTAATGGATTCAACAGTCATAATATTATTCCCTGTACGGAAAAAGCAAATCTAGACAGGTAGATATTCATATAATTTTCATCGCCATCATCTGATTCTGAACTAATGCCAATTTTAGTTCATGAGAAGAACTCGTACTCCTTGGCTCTAAGGATGATAGTCCTTAGTCCCCCAATAGGTGCTACAATCATCAATGCCACACCAAGCACAATGCAGATCTGAAATGCaagttaaaacaaaattatgttaagaaataagaaaaagtaGGCAAAAGATTACACAATTCTTTTTGGTATGATATATAAAGCAATTTTTAACATACCCAATTGGCCATCCAAGTTATGCTGAAAGGTCTGGGTTTATAGATGATGAGCCAAATGATGCAGGGGAGCTGCAAAgatataaaaaaacataaactttAGCATTCTATTGGATTATTTTCTATGAACTTTGAAGAATAAGCAGTCCATTTAAGTTTGTAGTATTTTGAAATGGTTGAGGAAGGAAAGAAGAATCATTTGCTTACAAAGTATGTTGTTGGGGCCAAAACAAGTCCTCCAAAGAAACCAAGGAGACCACCGAAGAAAGGGATTATTATCCCGACCATCATTGTAAACGCTGCAGTCAAAAAacaagaatgaaagaaagaaagaaagaaagaaagaaagaagaattatcATGCAAAAAAGGTAGAGTTACATAATTAGTAATGCTACCAATTGAAACATGCAATCGGAATTCATGTGAGAGAGGAGTGTAAACTTACCAACATATACATTGCGAGTGATAAATCGGAGTGTGAAAGATGGTTTGAACTTCAATTTCTTCACCAGAAAAGTTTCCATCATGTCAAACACTGGTATAGCATATATCTGTGCTTTTCAACGATTTGGTTAAAAATAATGACTGACAAAAACAAACTCTGTTATATCAATAACTTTTGAGAACATGATCTTCTCTATTTCAtggttaagattttattttcagAAACTAATAGTGTGTAGAGTGTGGTATTGGAAACACCTTTAGACTGGTAATGCTTAATCTGAACCATAAAATAGATTAATTTCAAATGGAGAGGATGTTAACACTCAGTTTTGACAGAAAATTGGAAATATATTCGAACATGAAATGTTGAAACGCACCTGGTAGCTTCCAATGACATGGATAACAACAAACATGTTAGCTGCTGCAATAAGCCAACGAGGTTTCTCTAGTGTCAAGAGGATGTTGTCATCAACAGAATTTCCAAACATCCAGTACCCGATCAGAGCAACAGGGAAGTAGCAAATGGCCACAACGATATATGCAACAACCACTCCTTTCCACATGGGGCCCTTTGAAGGTTTCTCTGGAGTAGAAGGGATTGTTGCTTGGATTTCCAAAACCACATTGTGACCAGCATAGGCAAATGCTACATCTCCCAAGGCGGTGAAGAAGTTAAAAGTAATTCCGACTGCGCTTTTGGCTGAGTAACCGTAGTCCACATCTGGTTCAACACCCTTTGCAGCAGAAGCTGCCCAAGCAATAGTGGAGTAACTGCAAAAACAACCCCCCAAAAggggttttgaagaaaaatacaTTAATCTAAAAGTTTCAATGATGTACATAAAATTTTCAGGTAATGTTAACATGGGTGGTTTTTGTATTACGTTAAGGACATGACTGCTGCAGCCAGTGAGATACCGGAAATAGAGTTGAAGTTGGGGAGATGAGATAGAACAAAGTGCACAGAAGCGAAAATCATGATGAAGTAAGTGGTCCTGATAGATTTGCAATTGGGGCAAACTAGTTCATGGAACTTCTGCAATGATCTCCCTCCTGTGACCATGTACACAATGTCTGTACTAATTTCAACAACTAGCTGTTGAGGCACCACAATCCAAAGTCCAAGCTTTTCACCAAAGGCATGCTGACCAAGCTCATGGTACCTATCAAACCGCTTACCCGGAACCATTTCGTGCATCTCAACCATTTGCCATAGAGTGTAGAAGGTGATGATCCATGACAAAATAAGGACAGTGACACCAGGACCCCTAAtattccacacaaaaaaaaaaaaaaaaaaatcatttggttATAATGATGTATTAGCAACCTACCAATCTGTTCTGTTGAAAACAGAAGcaaaactttaattaatttaaagtgTTTATATACCCAGAAATGATTAGGAACAAAATCGTAGGTTAAACACCAATCTAACATTATGATTAACAGAAcagaagaaaataaaacctattCCGATTCAAATATTCTATTGAACAATCCCTTGCAAAGTTTTAACCCTCAAACATTAGGAAAAACGAAaggacaggaaaaaaaaattgaaggtaCAACAAGTTAAAAGTATTTTGTTTCTAAAACTTTGTATAGATATTCAtccaaacaaaaactaaaatttttatgaacatcttttataagaattttttttaataaaaaaaaaaaacacaattcaTGATTATTCTACCTGTAAGGTCATAATAATCAAGTTTTTGAGACAATTTGTGCAGAACCCAGGAATGAAATACTATAACAATTACAACAACCAAGTTTTactcttaaaattttaaggtttaTTATGGATTCTCAACAAATTAATCAAAGTGGAtcacatatattcttttttgctaaaaatgaaATACCATCAAgatatactaatttttttttattatatttttttgctaagtACCATCAAAATATACTAATTAAATATGAAAGAAACGTACCATCTACCTTGTTTATGAGACAAACATCAAATTAGCATAGACCCCAAAAACCAAATACTATCAAAATACTAATTATATAGACATGAAACAAACTTTTCATATCCATATCCACCGTATTTATGGttaaaaaaacatgattttttcaCGTAATCCAGAAACCAAGTACTGTACCACCGCACACTCTTAGTGTGATGATCACTCCacgtataagtgtttgtggggtgtgaggAGGAAAtggtcggggttcaagtctccagaagaGAGTTttgcatacatatatatttagatttggttagagtagaatttttatcttatatgtataaaaaaagaaaccaaatactgtaaaaatactaattagacaaaaaacaaactttccatGTCCATATTCACCATTGTCTATTACCAGACAAACAAGATTTTTGCATAGAAACCAAATACtttcaaaatactaaatatataagatatgaAACAAATTTTTCATATCCATTTCCACCATGTTTATGATTAAACAAACAAGATAGTTGCACGGAAGCCAAAAATCAaatggacaaaacttagatacaatattttatgtaCTGTGCGTTAAGTTCCCTCCCTAAAAATCAGCCATGTGGCTATTTCACAATATTAGTAAACGGGTGTTAGAACTTCTTCTTTCCCTTAGAAAAATCAATTAATCTAGCGTTGTACTTCAATGCTTTCTGTCTCTGTTCGTTCCCACCCTTTTCTCTAGTGGAACTCCAAGGCTTTCATTGATGGATCGATATATCATGCCTTGACAAAAGCTCAATCCATTATTCACTGTCTTTGCATAATCTTTGTCTTTCATTTATATTAAATACTTCTTGTAGAATTTTCCAGATTCAAactcaataatatttttataaaaaaaaaaattggaagaagaggaagaaaccAGGGAAAAAATAAACCAGAAATTGTTGGAAGAAAAGTTCCAAAACGTGAAATTTTATTTAGCCTCAATCTCTCTGTGTACATTAACTTCTTCATTGACCAATATtggaaaaaaccaaaaaataaaaagcgaagaccagattttttttcccatctctTTCACACCACGCAGTATAGGTCtacaataacttttgaaattCTCACAACTAGTAAATCCTGCAAAGTCGAGTCTTTTCATAGCAAAGTCCCTAAACCCATCCTTGCTCTTCATACCCACACAAATCCCAGATCCATCAATGAAAAGCCTTGGAGTTCCACCTCCCATTCAAATTCCAAGCCCGCCACTACTCCTATTAGGCTCCGTTTGTTTTAGCgataatgttttctagaaaaatgagttatttaaaaaaaaaaaaaacattttctataaagctatctcattttcttatgtttgttagcaattttaaataagttgaaaaacaattttctaattttctttatttagcttgttgtgagatagagttgttttccaaaagaAATAAGTGGAAAACAATATCTAAAAATAAGCCATGTTTTTTATATCGACTAAAGATAGTttcttttgactcttttttttttttttttttgatgttaccaaacactaaaaattacagaaaactatctttacacaatattttccatttaaacaaacaaagcattaCGCATGTTTTCACCAAAAGTGCAtgatttttattcaagaaaGCATGGGTGCATAATTAccaggaaaagagagaaagagggactGAACTGTGAGAGAAGAGGAGGACTAGCTTAATTCTGTTTGAGTTCAAGCGTTTGAGTTTAACACCCTCTTACTAAAATCGTGAAATAGCCACGGGGCTGATTTTTTGAGACAAGGTACTGTATCTAAGATTTGCTCAAACCAAATACTATAAAACTACTAATCAGAGACGAAACAAACTTTCCATGTTCATATTTACCACGTTTATTATTAGGAAAACATGATTTTTGCACATAATCCAGAAACCAAATACtatcaaaattactaattagaCATGAAACAAGCTTTCCATATCCATATTCACCATGTTTATTATCAGACAATCATGATCATTTTCCCAGAAACCAAATACTGgttaaagagaagaaaaaaaagaaaaaaaaaagacatatttTACCATCCTAGGAGTGACATGGCATAAGGCAGGCTGAGAACACCGGCACCGACCATGGCAGTGACATTGTGGAAAGCCGAGTACCACCATTTGGCATTCCTGGAAGCAGTGATTGGAAGCCAGTCATCGATTGCCTTCTGCCTTGCTATCTCTTCCTCTGTCATATTTGGAGCCATGTTTTGCTTCTTGTTAGGCAAGAGGTTCAACTCTTAGGCAGTGTCTGACAGATCCGACAATCTAGGCCTTCCAATATCCAATCCAAGCACATTGCGTTTCATTCAGGTACCTAAACAACCATATATAGAAGAATTATTGGAATCTCAGAAGCCATaattagggaatttttttttttgatttgataaGAATGTACAATGTGACAGTTGGTTGCAACAGTATTCTTTCTATTCATAACCGATTTTAGAATCTAGGAAGGCTAACCAATCTATAATATGCATGCAGAGCTGTGTGGGTGTCAAAAATTACTAGAAAGTCCAATTCACCATAGCGTGGACCATGGTGACGGTATCCATATCTCATAGCGTCATATTTTAGTAATTTCATGGTTTGGATATTAGTACTTCTCTACGTCCAATGAATATTGGTGGTATTTGGTGCGAATTTGTAGGAATACTTTCTGGCTGGCTTGCTTATTTGCCAACTGAATAATGTTAcagttataaattattttacaatatttttataaattgttgatgtCGCAAATCTTACTTGTTAGCATATGAGAAcattacaaatatttatttatttatcaaccaataatcactcattaAATCAACGATCTGCaaattaattggattttttttaatatttataaattattcaagattcttttttttttttttttataataaaaaatttaaattaattaaatgttgAGAACCAAAATGTAAATTTTGCAAAATGACAACAGGAAAGACATGAGAATCATATTGgtgtcattttttaaatttgctgTCATTTTGGTTATTGTTGCCATTTTACTTATGAAACAACATGGCAAATGGTCGAGTTGGGTTGGCTTCAGGTTGAGTCAATTGGGTTGCAGGTCAAACGGGCCGGGTTAAAAAATGGCCATTTTAAACGGGTTGAAATGGGTTAGGCCAATTGGGTTGCAAGCAGGTTTGGGCTGACCcatattttcacataaaaaaaacaaataaatgccaaatttttagagagaatgaatcaaatgaatcaaagaaataaattgtatataatacctttttttttttttttttcattaagtgGGACCCTACAATTATTAGACTATTTGTGTAAATTGTGTTACTGTTATACATGAGAAGcggaaaaaaacaaacaaacaaactaaaaactataaaacttTCTATATCCTTCCAATTCTAATAGTTTTGTGCATGACTAAAATTCTTTATACTCATAATAACAAAATCTTTCATGTTAATAACTCACAAGCAGAATGcttataattacaaatttataacttgagagagagatagatttTAAGGAGCacaaaaagtatatattttaagtttacgCACTTCATATTCAAAGTTCACTAATGATATGGACTTTTAgactttttctttagttttgttttgtgcTATTTAGACTTAGTGTTAGTAACTTAGTCGTCCTAGTATTTAACTTAGTGTTAGACGTTTAGTAGTGTAGATGTGTAGTGGTAATTTCTTTtgccttttgtatttttttcctctactaCTCGGTATTTATCTTAGTGTTAGACGTTTAGTAGTGTAGACGTGTAGTTATAGATGCTTTtgccttttgtatttttttttaattaactttttttttaataaatggggGCATGGCCACTGCAATTGGTGGCTACTAAAAATGGCTAAATAGTGTCAGTGCAGTACTTAATGCCTTTATGTCTATACACCTAACACCTTGGCACGtagtctaaatattttttaggaaaattaataaataaaaagatgggTTGGTTCAAGGGTTACAAATTTAATTCTTGAGTTAAAAATGAGAAAGACTTTACTTGTTAATAGTcacattttgaaatattttaatgtTACGTTAATGGTTTTCTACATATTAACCCCTAACCTTTTTAGTGCTCAAAATAATTAGCCTAAAATTCATCCAAAAACCGGAAAAAATAACCTAATTAGAAGGACTTATCAGTTATCAGTGTGTCACACAACTAGAACTagatataagaaagaaaaccatttatttgaaaaaaaaaaaaaaaatgaaaggtcaCGATACTTTCACCGTAATCTAGGAGTACCTAACAAATTTTCATAAAGAAAGATCCGATCAGATCGACTTGTCATACTTGTTTTTGATGACCTCTCAACCATTTTGGTCATGCCAAAGTCAAGTGCTTTGAATGCTCCATTACATGGTGGAGTACTAGGACTTAGGAGCACTCTTAATCAATTGCATGGATCTGAACCTGAGTTAGCGATACCAACAAACGAAATTGCATTGTGATTGGCATAGTGAAAGATAAGATAAGATTTCacggagaaaatgggcaaatgacCTTTTTGGGCAAAATAAGTAGCGTTGTGCCAtctttctcaaactaattagggaaatgtccctattttgtaactcgataattgtaaaatcgagttatgtgaaGAACTCCATCACACTATAGTCGAGTTATCTTCAGCTTTTTGCCACACTGGTTGTCCAGTGTGGCATTTGCTTTCTTTAATCCCTACATAACTCGATTATAAGAAAAACGAGTTATATAACCGACTATGTAGATCTCGAGTTATGCTCTTGTTAAAGCTGTTTCGCAATGTCTTGGTGTCAGGCGTACGGGTTCAAGTTGTTTAATATAACTCGATTAAATGCATGTTGAGTTATAAAGAATACTCAAACTCCTTAAAATCGAGGTATTCTTGTATATTTCTTCTCCTCCCATTCACAGTGTCTTACTTTCTGTCTAAACTGAGTTCCACTCTGCTCCGCACAGCTGCTTCTGGACTGAACTAAAATTTGTATCACCTCAGGTAAAAAACTCACACCAAAATTTTATGGCAATGgtattttcatttgatattgtactgaatttttatttttttggttgaatgagTGTGAAGTAAGTACattggtgtgattttggttgtttgttgtaGTAAACGTTGGTCACAAGAGAATGAAATCTTTACTATagcaacattttgtattgcacataatcatcattggtcATAATCATATAGGCAgtgtacataatcatcattggtcagacattaacaacaacattttgtattgcacacAACGTGTAGACATTAACAATAACGTCTAATGAATATGGTCAAATGTTAATgttagtatttcatttttagcatGTAATAGTACACAAATTTATGACTATCTTTGTCATGTACCATTTTATGCAGCATCACATTATTTACCAACAGTTGATGCACATTGTTAACTTGATAATTTGCTGTTATTGTATTTAGCATCAATGTCTGGTTTTGGCAACCTATAACTCTATAG contains these protein-coding regions:
- the LOC126716410 gene encoding lysine histidine transporter 1-like, with the translated sequence MAPNMTEEEIARQKAIDDWLPITASRNAKWWYSAFHNVTAMVGAGVLSLPYAMSLLGWGPGVTVLILSWIITFYTLWQMVEMHEMVPGKRFDRYHELGQHAFGEKLGLWIVVPQQLVVEISTDIVYMVTGGRSLQKFHELVCPNCKSIRTTYFIMIFASVHFVLSHLPNFNSISGISLAAAVMSLTYSTIAWAASAAKGVEPDVDYGYSAKSAVGITFNFFTALGDVAFAYAGHNVVLEIQATIPSTPEKPSKGPMWKGVVVAYIVVAICYFPVALIGYWMFGNSVDDNILLTLEKPRWLIAAANMFVVIHVIGSYQIYAIPVFDMMETFLVKKLKFKPSFTLRFITRNVYVAFTMMVGIIIPFFGGLLGFFGGLVLAPTTYFLPCIIWLIIYKPRPFSITWMANWICIVLGVALMIVAPIGGLRTIILRAKEYEFFS